From a region of the Tursiops truncatus isolate mTurTru1 chromosome 2, mTurTru1.mat.Y, whole genome shotgun sequence genome:
- the BLM gene encoding recQ-like DNA helicase BLM isoform X3 produces MAAVPQNNLQEQLERHSARKLNNKLSPSKPKSSGFTFKKKVSSANDVCVTSVSVAKAPVLNDKDVTITEAFSFSEPFPHTTNQQTKINDFKNTPAGQQTKRVGSKPLLPNLSQVPQEVLCTTQNTLLVKESRDATFKKLEFSSSSDSLITFSDWDDMDDFDTSGDSKAFVTPRQNHFIRVSTAQKSKKSKRNFLKAHLGKTNTVKTDLTPSSSESKQAFLTKKQKDDSEWLNSDVICIDDDPNSEELINEDTQENHPLKTHLGEERDNCEKKKNLEEMELHSFEKSSCVELDEDDYDIDFVPPSPEEGMTSTSSSSLKYSSVLKDLDTSDSKDGLSISEDLSKSEKMTTKQPNQETSTSYDARQISLQQQLIRVMDHICELVDTIPDDKLKTLDCGNKLLQQRDIRRKLLAEADFNTSDASVLGSLWRCRPDSLGSSVKDMASVSPPCAFPKGDSCPTGNSVKEFTFPNLPSNSISTGECLLTPTPGKTGFSATTKNLFERPLFNSHLQESFVSSNWAETPRVEKRNESSYFPGNVLTSTAVKDQNKHTTSMNDLEREIQASCDIDSFDIDDFDDDDDDWENVMHNLAASKSSTAAYQPIKEGRPVKSVSERISSSAKTDCLLASTAQNKNFSESIQNYTDKSEQSLASRDLKHERFQSLNFPHTKEMMKIFHKKFGLHNFRTNQLEAINAALLGEDCFILMPTGGGKSLCYQLPACVSPGVTIVISPLRSLIIDQVQKLTSFDIPATYLTGDKTDSEATNIYLQLSKKDPIIKLLYVTPEKVCASNRLISTLENLYERKLLARFVIDEAHCVSQWGHDFRPDYKRMNMLRQKFPSVPVMALTATANPRVQKDILTQLKILRPQVPLVWITFPNCCYVMALVKACVPRVEAMAPMLLSYCQSVIVFFIFGKYEDGNK; encoded by the exons ATGGCTGCTGTTCCTCAAAATAATCTACAGGAGCAACTGGAACGTCATTCAGCCAGAAAACTTAATAATAAATTAAGTCCTTCAAAACCAAAATCTTC AggtttcacttttaaaaagaaagtatctTCAGCCAATGATGTGTGTGTAACTAGTGTGTCAGTAGCAAAAGCTCCTGTGTTGAATGATAAAGATGTTACTATTACTGAAGCCTTTTCCTTCAGTGAACCTTTTCCCCACACCACAAATCAGCAGACAAAGATcaatgactttaaaaatactCCAGCTGGACAGCAAACTAAGAGAGTTGGTTCAAAACCGTTATTGCCAAATTTGTCGCAGGTTCCTCAGGAAGTTTTATGCACTACCCAGAACACACTGCTTGTAAAGGAATCCCGCGATGCTACTTTCAAGAAATTAGAATTTAGTTCTTCATCAGATTCTCTTATTACCTTCAGTGATTGGGATGATATGGATGACTTTGATACTTCTGGAGATTCAAAAGCATTTGTGACACCACGCCAAAACCACTTCATAAGAGTAAGCACAGCTCAGAAATCAAAAAAGTCCAAGAGGAACTTTCTAAAAGCACACCTTGgtaaaacaaatacagtaaagaCTGATTTGACTCCTTCCTCCTCTGAGAGCAAGCAGGCATTTTTGACTAAGAAACAGAAGGATGACTCAGAATGGTTAAATAGTGATGTGATTTGCATTGATGATGACCCCAATTCCGAAGAGCTTATAAATGAAGATACTCAGGAAAATCATCCTTTAAAAACTCATTTGGGAGAGGAAAGAg ATAAttgtgaaaagaagaaaaacttggaagaaatggaattACATTCATTTGAGAAATCTTCATGTGTTGAGCTTGATGAAGATGATTATGACATAGATTTTGTTCCACCTTCTCCAGAAGAAGGAATGACTTCAACCTCTTCATCCTCTTTAAAATACTCTAG tgTGTTGAAGGATCTTGACACCTCTGACAGCAAGGATGGTCTTAGCATATCAGAAGACTTGTCAAAATCTGAGAAAATGACTACAAAGCAGCCTAATCAAGAAACCAGCACAAGCTATGATG CTAGACAGATAAGTTTACAGCAGCAACTTATTCGTGTGATGGACCATATCTGTGAATTAGTTGACACTATTCCTGATGACAAGCTGAAAACTTTGGATTGTGGGAACAAACTGCTCCAGCAGCGGGACATAAG AAGGAAACTCCTGGCTGAAGCAGATTTTAATACGAGTGATGCCAGTGTTCTTGGCTCATTGTGGAGATGCAGGCCTGATTCACTTGGTAGCTCTGTGAAGGATATGGCATCTGTTTCCCCACCTTGTGCATTTCCAAAGGGTGATTCCTGTCCTACAGGGAATTCTGTTAAGGAGTTCACTTTTCCAAACCTTCCCTCAAATTCCATTTCTACTGGGGAGTGTTTACTGACTCCTACCCCAGGAAAGACAGGATTCTCAGCCACCACCAAGAATCTCTTTGAGAGACCGTTATTCAATTCCCATTTACAGGAGTCCTTTGTAAGTAGCAACTGGGCTGAAACACCAAGggttgaaaaaagaaatgaaagctctTATTTCCCAGGAAATGTTCTCACAAGCACTGCTGTGAAAGATCAGAATAAACACACTACCTCTATGAATGACTTGGAAAGAGAAATCCAGGCGTCCTGTGATATTGACAGTTTTGACATAGATGactttgatgatgatgatgatgactggGAAAATGTGATGCATAATTTAGCAGCCAGCAAGTCTTCCACAGCTGCCTATCAACCTATTAAGGAAGGTCGGCCCGTTAAATCAGTATCAGAAAGAATTTCTTCTTCAGCCAAGACGGACTGTCTTCTGGCATCTACTGCTCAGAATAAAAACTTCTCAGAGTCAATTCAGAATTACACTg aCAAGTCGGAGCAAAGTTTAGCATCCAGAGATCTGAAACACGAGCGTTTCCAAAGTCTTAATTTTCCTCATACGAAAGAAATGATGaagatttttcataaaaaatttgGCCTGCATAATTTTAGAACTAATCAGCTAGAGGCGATCAATGCTGCACTACTTGGTGAAGACTGTTTTATCTTAATGCCCACTG GAGGTGGTAAAAGCTTGTGTTACCAGCTCCCTGCCTGTGTTTCTCCCGGGGTCACTATTGTCATTTCTCCCTTGAGATCACTTATAATAGATCAAGTCCAAAAGCTGACTTCCTTTGAT ATTCCGGCTACATATCTGACAGGTGATAAGACTGACTCAGAAGCTACAAATATTTACCTCCAGTTATCAAAAAAAGACCCGATTATAAAACTTCTTTATGTTACTCCAGAGAAG GTCTGTGCAAGTAACAGACTGATTTCTACTCTGGAGAATCTGTATGAGAGGAAGCTCTTGGCACGTTTTGTTATTGATGAAGCACATTGTGTCAGTCAG tGGGGACATGATTTTCGTCCAGAttacaaaagaatgaatatgCTTCGCCAGAAGTTTCCCTCTGTTCCAGTGATGGCTCTTACTGCCACAGCTAATCCCAGGGTACAGAAGGACATCCTCACTCAGCTGAAGATTCTTAGACCTCAGGT